Proteins co-encoded in one Bacillus paramycoides genomic window:
- a CDS encoding RluA family pseudouridine synthase — protein sequence MSEVVQVTVAEEQKNERIDKFVAGINNEWSRTQVQQWIKDDVVTVNGKAVKGNYKVRENDEITVTIPEPEELDIQPEDMNLEIYYEDADVLVVNKPRGMVVHPAPGHTSGTLVNGLMHHCTDLSGINGVMRPGIVHRIDKDTSGLLMVAKNDMAHESLVNQLVAKTVTRRYKAIVHGVIPHDKGTIDAPIARDKKERQSMTVDENGKHAVTHFQVLERFKDFTLVECRLETGRTHQIRVHMKYIGYPLAGDPKYGPKKTLDMNGQALHAGILGFDHPRTGEYIQFEAPIPEVFEDALNILRK from the coding sequence ATGAGTGAAGTAGTACAAGTAACAGTTGCAGAAGAACAAAAAAATGAGCGGATTGATAAATTCGTTGCAGGAATAAATAATGAATGGTCACGTACACAAGTACAGCAATGGATTAAAGATGACGTTGTGACAGTTAATGGAAAAGCTGTAAAAGGGAATTATAAAGTTAGGGAAAATGATGAAATTACAGTGACGATTCCTGAGCCAGAAGAGTTAGATATTCAACCAGAAGATATGAACTTAGAAATTTATTATGAAGATGCAGATGTACTTGTTGTTAATAAGCCGCGTGGTATGGTTGTACATCCAGCACCAGGTCATACAAGTGGTACACTTGTGAACGGTCTTATGCACCATTGTACAGACTTATCAGGCATTAATGGTGTGATGCGTCCGGGTATCGTACATCGTATTGATAAAGATACGTCTGGTCTATTAATGGTTGCTAAAAATGATATGGCACACGAATCACTTGTAAATCAACTTGTAGCAAAAACAGTAACAAGACGTTACAAAGCGATTGTACACGGTGTTATTCCGCACGATAAGGGAACGATTGATGCTCCGATTGCTCGTGATAAGAAAGAACGCCAAAGTATGACGGTTGATGAAAATGGTAAGCATGCTGTTACGCATTTCCAAGTGTTAGAACGATTCAAAGATTTCACACTTGTAGAATGTCGCTTAGAAACGGGGCGTACACACCAAATTCGTGTTCATATGAAGTATATTGGCTATCCACTTGCAGGAGATCCAAAGTATGGACCGAAGAAAACATTAGACATGAATGGACAAGCACTTCATGCAGGTATTTTAGGATTTGACCATCCTCGCACTGGTGAGTATATTCAGTTTGAGGCACCGATTCCAGAAGTGTTTGAAGATGCATTAAATATTTTACGAAAATAG